The following is a genomic window from Haloarcula sp. DT43.
GGCCCGGCGGCGCGGCCAGCGCGAGGCCGAACAGGACGCCACCCAGAGCGGTCGGAACGAGCGAGAGCGCGCCGAGTTGGAGCAACGGGTGATGCATCTATAGTCCGTAAAAAACAGAGAGAGAATCCCGCGAATTACAGCTTGCCGGCCTTCTGGAGCTTCATCAGGTCCTCGGTGTCGAGGGTCTCGCCTTCCTTGAACTTCTGGTAGATCTCCTCGGCTTCCTCGCGTGCGGCTTCCTGCTTCTCTTCGCGCTGGGAGCGCTCCTGCTCCTCTTCCTTCTTGTCGAGTTCGCGGAGGCGCTTCTGGACGCGGACGAAGTCCTCGTGGTGCTGGTCAGCCGCTTCCTGGGCCTCGACGAACTCCTCGTGTTTCTCGTCGGCCTCGTCACGGATTTCGTCGGCCTCGCGGTAGGCCTCTATCATCTCGTTGTGGTGCTTCTGGGCCTCGTCGGCCAGTTCCGTGACCTTCTGGTGGTGCTTCGAGGCTTCGGAGCGGACCTCTTCGGCCTCCTCTTTGAGCTCTTCGAGGTCGCCGCCCTGGTCGAGCTTCTCCTGTTTCTCCTGGAGCTTCTCGCGCTTGGTCTCGATTTTCTCGATGAGCTCCTTCTCGTCCTCCGAGGAGAGCACTTCGGTCTGTTGCTTGAACTCGAGGTCCTCGATTTCCTCCTTGAGCTGTTCGACCGACGTGCCCTCGTCGAGTTCGAGGTCGTTCTTGAGCTTGTCGACCTTGTCGAAGAGCTCGTTGGCCTCGGCGTTGAGCTCGTTGCGCTTGTCCTTGTGCTCCTGGACCTGCTCGTTGAGCTCGTCGCGCTTCTCGCGGTGTTCCTGGGCTTCGTCGACCTTCTCGCGCGTCTTCGCGTTCAGGTCGTCCCGTGCGGAGGCCCGCTCGGACGCCATCTGGTTCAGCTCGTTGCGGCGGTCGCGGAGCTGGCCGGCGAGTTTGATGAGCTCGCCCTTCGATTTGTTTTCAAGATCCTCTTCTGTTACTGTAACGTTCTTCGATTCGTCTATCGAGTCTGCCATTGTTGAAACCTCTATGCCATCACCGCTTCAGCACAGACAGTCGGCCCACTACTGAGGGGCTGACACCAATAACAAGGGTTCCCTCTCATGTTGGGCTGAAAGCGATACTGCCTGAACGCGGAAGCGTTCTGGTGTCTACAATTAGAGGTGGATATTGTTTAAACATTCCGGTGCACCGAATACCGCGTCAACCTCTCACACCCTCTATTTCGGGTGGTGTGACGGTCGGTACCGTACCGACCGACCCTTGTATATCACGGACGTATATTATTCGCTAATACGGTATTCGTTTTTCACGACGGTCCGGCCGTCGGTGGCGGCCAGCGTTACGTCGTCGCCGGCCGAAAGCCTGAGCGTCTCGACGGTGACGCGGGCGAACGGGCCGACGGTGTGTTCGGCCTGTTCACGGTCGCCGTTGCGGTCCCACTCCACCGTGAGGTCCGCTCTCTCCGGGCGGTCGTGGAGGACGACGATGTCCTGTGTGCCGGGGGTCGTGCCGGTGAGGACGACCTGCGTCGGCTCGTAGCTGTCGGCGAGCACGCCGAAGGCCGTCTTCTCGGTCCCATCCGCGGCGAGCAGCCCCATGCCCGCGTCGCCGACGTCCCGGAGGCTGTCGACGACGACGAGCGGGGCGGAGCGCCGCCGGAGCGTCTCGGCGACCGCGCGGACGACGCCGGCCTGGTACGCCTGCGACGCGTCGAGGCCGCCGTCGACGCGGCGGTCGTGACAGGCGCTGTCGAACCCGGGACTGTCGCCCGGGTCCGGCGTCCCCAGCGCCCCGGCCCCGAAGCCCGCGACGACGTCGCCGACGCCGAACTGCGAACAGAGCCACGGGAGGTCGGCCGCGTCGCCGTACTGCCACCCCGGGTAGAGGGTGGCCGCGTCGGGGTCGATTCCGGGCGGGC
Proteins encoded in this region:
- a CDS encoding coiled-coil protein, encoding MADSIDESKNVTVTEEDLENKSKGELIKLAGQLRDRRNELNQMASERASARDDLNAKTREKVDEAQEHREKRDELNEQVQEHKDKRNELNAEANELFDKVDKLKNDLELDEGTSVEQLKEEIEDLEFKQQTEVLSSEDEKELIEKIETKREKLQEKQEKLDQGGDLEELKEEAEEVRSEASKHHQKVTELADEAQKHHNEMIEAYREADEIRDEADEKHEEFVEAQEAADQHHEDFVRVQKRLRELDKKEEEQERSQREEKQEAAREEAEEIYQKFKEGETLDTEDLMKLQKAGKL